A window of Corallococcus macrosporus DSM 14697 contains these coding sequences:
- a CDS encoding TonB family protein, which translates to MPEESTQAPAPEAAPFASALRAREAPARSRQRLLALVLAATGLHAAALLGLASLWHGAPRRREGDAHQGEVLVLRLSAVPPAPRAGDVVQPTPPPPRPRAARRPRPSRAPPPPRATAPPSTPEPLSVGRPAGIASQGGGSLAERAVAGITQRALGAEVTGLLTAPPPAAAPEAPEDAARRSFEEMFRDRFNDVPYPDPARMAGIEGRLVLRISVGAQGQLVSMRVLGVCPHPVLCEAAQEAVRHAAPFPPPPPALGGRVTVELPFNYHLE; encoded by the coding sequence ATGCCGGAGGAATCAACCCAGGCGCCCGCGCCGGAGGCCGCGCCGTTCGCCTCGGCCCTCCGTGCCCGTGAGGCGCCCGCGCGAAGCCGTCAGCGACTCCTGGCGCTGGTGCTGGCCGCCACCGGGCTGCACGCCGCGGCGCTGCTGGGCCTGGCCTCGCTGTGGCACGGCGCTCCGCGGCGGCGCGAAGGGGACGCCCACCAGGGTGAGGTCCTCGTGCTCCGGCTGAGCGCCGTCCCCCCGGCCCCGCGCGCGGGTGACGTCGTCCAACCCACGCCCCCGCCGCCCCGGCCCCGCGCCGCGCGCAGGCCCCGGCCCTCGCGAGCGCCCCCGCCGCCCCGGGCCACCGCGCCTCCGAGCACGCCCGAGCCGCTGTCCGTCGGGCGCCCCGCCGGCATCGCGTCCCAAGGCGGCGGCAGCCTGGCCGAGCGCGCCGTGGCGGGCATCACCCAGCGCGCCCTGGGAGCGGAAGTCACCGGGCTGCTCACCGCGCCGCCTCCCGCCGCCGCGCCCGAGGCCCCGGAGGACGCGGCCCGGCGCTCCTTCGAGGAGATGTTCCGCGACCGCTTCAATGACGTGCCCTACCCCGACCCGGCGCGGATGGCGGGCATCGAAGGACGGCTCGTGCTGCGCATCTCCGTGGGCGCGCAGGGACAGCTCGTGTCCATGCGGGTGCTGGGGGTCTGCCCGCATCCCGTGCTGTGCGAGGCCGCGCAGGAGGCGGTGCGGCACGCGGCGCCCTTCCCCCCGCCACCACCGGCGCTCGGCGGCCGGGTCACCGTCGAGCTGCCGTTCAACTACCACCTGGAATGA
- the infC gene encoding translation initiation factor IF-3 codes for MIREQRSSRGGSRDQRTNRRIRAREVRVVGSDGSQLGVMPLEAALDRARTEGLDLVEISPMASPPVCKIMDYGKFKYEEKKKASEAKRAQVTVLLKEVKLRPKTEEHDYEFKVRNTRRFIEDGNKAKVVIQFRGREITHKEQGTAILDDVAKDLKDVAVVEQMPRMEGRLMFMILAPTPKVAQKARELVRQAAASVKRTPPPGAPGAGKPAAASGGAGEKAEPKPEEKAEAKPEEKAEPKAEEKKEAQAAPAAAEAPSPTAS; via the coding sequence ATCATTCGCGAACAGAGAAGCAGCCGCGGCGGGAGCCGCGACCAGAGAACCAACCGTCGTATCCGTGCCCGTGAGGTCCGCGTCGTCGGCTCTGACGGTAGCCAGCTCGGGGTCATGCCTCTCGAGGCGGCCCTGGATCGCGCCCGGACCGAGGGGCTCGACCTCGTCGAGATCAGCCCCATGGCCAGTCCTCCGGTCTGCAAGATCATGGACTACGGCAAGTTCAAGTACGAGGAGAAGAAGAAGGCCTCGGAAGCGAAGCGTGCCCAGGTCACGGTCCTGCTCAAGGAAGTGAAGCTCCGTCCGAAGACGGAAGAGCACGACTACGAGTTCAAGGTTCGCAACACCCGCCGGTTCATCGAGGACGGGAACAAGGCGAAGGTCGTCATCCAGTTCCGCGGGCGTGAAATCACGCACAAGGAGCAGGGGACGGCCATCCTCGACGACGTGGCCAAGGACCTGAAGGACGTGGCCGTCGTGGAGCAGATGCCCCGCATGGAAGGGCGTCTGATGTTCATGATCCTCGCGCCCACGCCGAAGGTGGCCCAGAAGGCCCGCGAGCTGGTGCGTCAGGCCGCCGCCTCCGTCAAGCGCACGCCTCCGCCGGGAGCCCCGGGCGCGGGCAAGCCGGCGGCTGCCAGCGGCGGCGCCGGGGAGAAGGCCGAGCCGAAGCCGGAGGAGAAGGCCGAGGCGAAGCCCGAGGAGAAGGCCGAGCCGAAGGCCGAGGAGAAGAAGGAAGCGCAGGCCGCGCCGGCAGCAGCCGAGGCGCCGAGCCCGACGGCGTCCTGA
- a CDS encoding DUF938 domain-containing protein — MKRHAPATERNREPLLAVLREVLPATGRVLEVASGTGQHAAWFARALPHLTWQPTDVDAESLESIEAWRAGEDLPNLLPPRQLDASAASWPQADADVILNVNMIHISPWAACQGLMRGAGRVLPPGGLLILYGPYFVEGRQTAPSNLEFDASLRARNPAWGVRTLEAVTAEAALNGLERERVVDMPSNNLTVVFRKPRPPGSPR; from the coding sequence ATGAAGCGACATGCCCCGGCCACCGAGCGCAACCGCGAGCCCCTGCTCGCCGTCCTCCGCGAAGTCCTCCCCGCCACCGGCAGGGTGCTGGAGGTGGCCAGCGGCACCGGCCAGCACGCGGCCTGGTTCGCCCGCGCGCTGCCACACCTCACCTGGCAGCCCACCGACGTGGATGCCGAGTCCCTGGAGAGCATCGAGGCCTGGCGCGCCGGTGAGGACCTCCCCAACCTGCTGCCGCCGCGCCAGCTCGACGCGAGCGCGGCGTCCTGGCCACAGGCGGACGCGGACGTCATCCTCAACGTGAACATGATTCACATCTCACCCTGGGCGGCGTGCCAGGGCTTGATGCGGGGCGCGGGCCGCGTGCTGCCCCCCGGCGGGCTGCTCATCCTCTATGGCCCCTACTTCGTCGAGGGCCGGCAGACGGCCCCCAGCAACCTGGAGTTCGACGCCTCCTTGCGCGCCCGGAATCCGGCGTGGGGCGTGAGGACGCTGGAGGCCGTCACCGCGGAGGCCGCCCTGAATGGGCTGGAGCGCGAGCGCGTGGTGGACATGCCCAGCAACAACCTCACCGTGGTCTTCCGCAAACCCCGCCCCCCGGGGTCCCCGCGCTGA
- a CDS encoding low molecular weight phosphatase family protein: protein MNKVIFACVHNAGRSLMAEAFFNVMVDPQKARAVSAGTQPGDQAHPEVLAAMREIGIELPDVKPRLLTDDLAQDAQWLITLGCGEACPQVPGLRREDWPLDDPKGKSEVLVHRIRDELAARVAGLLEREGWMRAG, encoded by the coding sequence ATGAACAAGGTCATCTTCGCCTGTGTACACAACGCTGGCCGCTCGCTGATGGCGGAGGCGTTCTTCAATGTCATGGTGGACCCGCAGAAGGCGCGCGCCGTCTCCGCGGGGACGCAGCCGGGAGACCAGGCGCATCCCGAGGTGCTGGCGGCCATGCGTGAAATCGGCATCGAGCTGCCGGACGTGAAGCCCCGGCTGCTGACGGATGACCTGGCGCAGGACGCGCAATGGCTCATCACCCTGGGCTGCGGCGAGGCCTGCCCCCAGGTGCCCGGGCTGCGGCGCGAGGACTGGCCGCTGGACGACCCCAAGGGGAAGTCGGAGGTCCTGGTCCACCGCATCCGCGACGAGCTGGCGGCCCGCGTGGCCGGGCTGCTGGAGCGCGAAGGGTGGATGCGCGCCGGTTAG
- a CDS encoding DUF2135 domain-containing protein — MLPVLLAVLLAQTPAANPRQQGVPIGKGKTLPVVTLSAPSGGWTVDRMMLIEGTVSDTTIDPVVVSINGDRYLMRTYRGRFSRKFPAASGKNIVTVMATNQAGTARAQATSYAQIPPVPFKVVLTSDTDGVYTDLHLYEPTDASAAGGTLDVKKMAHVYWADTASPSGGTFFLNSQGGDFDQPAYGPYLYIHRAPPKGVYLVATNYWPSGDKAHTVATLNLALFEGTPNEIRRMVRIPLATPGTTRVLAWVNVLGDGQAEVYVPSQDPRPKHAAWPKNLDDALKALQSNGDGEGE, encoded by the coding sequence ATGCTGCCTGTCCTCCTCGCCGTGTTGCTGGCGCAGACGCCCGCCGCCAATCCCCGTCAGCAGGGGGTGCCCATTGGCAAGGGCAAGACGCTCCCTGTCGTCACGCTGTCCGCGCCGTCGGGTGGTTGGACGGTGGACCGGATGATGCTCATCGAGGGCACCGTCAGCGACACCACCATCGACCCGGTGGTGGTCTCCATCAACGGCGACCGCTACCTGATGCGCACGTACCGGGGGCGCTTCAGCCGCAAGTTCCCCGCCGCCAGCGGGAAGAACATCGTCACGGTGATGGCCACCAACCAGGCCGGCACCGCGCGCGCCCAGGCCACCAGCTACGCGCAGATTCCGCCGGTGCCCTTCAAGGTGGTGCTCACCAGCGACACCGACGGCGTGTACACCGACCTGCACCTCTACGAGCCCACGGACGCCAGCGCCGCGGGAGGCACCCTCGACGTGAAGAAGATGGCGCACGTGTACTGGGCCGACACCGCGAGCCCGTCCGGCGGCACCTTCTTCCTCAACTCGCAGGGCGGTGACTTCGACCAGCCCGCGTATGGGCCGTACCTGTACATCCACCGCGCGCCGCCCAAGGGCGTGTACCTGGTGGCCACCAACTACTGGCCCAGCGGCGACAAGGCCCACACGGTGGCCACGCTGAACCTGGCGCTCTTCGAGGGCACGCCCAACGAGATTCGCCGCATGGTGCGCATCCCCCTGGCCACGCCGGGCACCACCCGCGTGCTGGCCTGGGTGAACGTGCTCGGCGACGGGCAGGCGGAGGTGTACGTGCCGTCGCAGGACCCTCGGCCCAAGCACGCCGCGTGGCCGAAGAACCTGGACGACGCCCTCAAGGCGCTCCAGTCCAACGGGGACGGCGAAGGCGAGTAG